A single window of Luteipulveratus halotolerans DNA harbors:
- the prmC gene encoding peptide chain release factor N(5)-glutamine methyltransferase produces MVPEAAAVVDDVVGSTHAARLVREAAACLTDAGVASPEPDAVAMLAHAWSTSRSDVRQAMILRRTPPAAVADRFASMVEQRAGRVPLQHLTGTAAFRGIELAVGPGVFVPRPETEMLVDLVLDGLGEGALVVDLCTGSGAIPLAVKHERPDLDVRAVELDQLAHAWADRNRKRLGLDGEMRCGAAQLAFPDLVGEVDVVVSNPPYIPVGMVPIDPEVRDHDPDIALYGGSEDGLRIPLEVAARAHELLRPGGLLVMEHADAQGDSLPAALRRTGWADVRDHADLAGRPRAVTASMD; encoded by the coding sequence ATGGTTCCTGAGGCGGCGGCCGTGGTGGACGACGTCGTCGGCTCGACGCATGCCGCGCGCCTCGTGCGCGAGGCCGCTGCATGCCTGACCGACGCCGGCGTCGCCTCGCCCGAGCCCGACGCCGTCGCGATGCTGGCGCATGCGTGGTCGACGAGTCGTTCCGACGTGCGCCAGGCGATGATCCTGCGTCGTACGCCGCCGGCGGCCGTTGCGGACCGCTTCGCATCGATGGTCGAGCAGCGGGCCGGCCGGGTGCCGCTGCAGCACCTCACCGGCACGGCCGCGTTCCGGGGCATCGAGCTGGCGGTCGGACCGGGCGTGTTCGTGCCGCGCCCTGAGACCGAGATGCTCGTCGACCTGGTGCTCGACGGGCTCGGCGAGGGTGCGCTCGTCGTCGACCTGTGCACCGGTTCGGGTGCGATCCCACTCGCCGTCAAGCACGAGCGCCCCGACCTCGACGTGCGCGCCGTCGAGCTCGACCAGCTCGCTCACGCGTGGGCCGACCGCAACCGCAAGCGACTCGGCCTCGACGGCGAGATGCGTTGCGGTGCAGCGCAGCTGGCGTTCCCCGACCTCGTCGGCGAGGTCGACGTCGTCGTCAGCAACCCGCCCTACATCCCGGTCGGCATGGTGCCCATCGACCCCGAGGTCCGTGACCACGACCCCGACATCGCCCTCTACGGCGGCAGCGAGGACGGGTTGCGGATCCCGCTCGAGGTCGCGGCCCGAGCGCACGAGCTGCTGCGACCGGGTGGACTGCTGGTGATGGAACACGCCGATGCACAAGGCGATTCGCTGCCTGCCGCGCTGCGGCGTACGGGCTGGGCAGACGTCCGCGACCACGCCGACCTCGCGGGCCGGCCGCGCGCGGTCACGGCGTCGATGGACTGA
- the prfA gene encoding peptide chain release factor 1: MLESARTIVDEHADLERQLADPAVHADPAALRRLNKRYAALAPTVAAYHAWTGARDDLEAARELAAEDPSFAEEVPALEQTLAAAEEKLRRLLLPRDEDDDRDVILEVKAGEGGEESALFAGDLTRMYLRFAERAGWKADIVDATESDLGGYKDVRVAIKAKGTPEPGEAPWARLKYEGGVHRVQRVPVTESQGRIHTSAVGVLVTPELEDVDEDVVIGPNDLKIDVYRSSGPGGQSVNTTDSAVRITHLPTGVVVSCQNEKSQLQNKESALRVLKARLRQIQIDEREAQASAARKSQVRTVDRSERIRTYNFPENRIADHRTGYKAYNLDAVLDGDLAPVVDSAVTADEAARMQAVADGS; this comes from the coding sequence ATGCTGGAGTCCGCACGTACGATCGTCGACGAGCACGCCGACCTCGAGCGACAGCTCGCCGACCCTGCCGTGCACGCCGACCCGGCCGCGCTGCGGCGCCTCAACAAGCGCTACGCCGCACTCGCGCCGACCGTGGCGGCGTACCACGCCTGGACCGGCGCCCGTGACGACCTGGAGGCCGCGCGTGAGCTCGCGGCCGAGGACCCCTCGTTCGCCGAGGAGGTGCCGGCGCTGGAGCAGACCCTCGCCGCGGCCGAGGAAAAGCTGCGCCGGCTGCTGCTGCCGCGCGACGAGGACGACGACCGCGACGTGATCCTCGAGGTCAAGGCCGGTGAGGGCGGTGAGGAGTCCGCGCTGTTCGCCGGCGACCTCACCCGGATGTACCTGCGCTTCGCCGAGCGTGCCGGCTGGAAGGCCGACATCGTCGATGCGACCGAGTCCGACCTGGGCGGCTACAAGGACGTCCGCGTCGCGATCAAGGCCAAGGGCACGCCCGAGCCGGGCGAGGCGCCGTGGGCCCGGCTGAAGTACGAGGGTGGGGTCCATCGCGTGCAGCGCGTGCCGGTCACCGAGTCGCAGGGCCGTATCCACACCTCGGCGGTCGGAGTCCTCGTCACGCCTGAGCTCGAAGACGTGGATGAGGACGTCGTGATCGGTCCGAACGACCTCAAGATCGACGTCTACCGCTCGTCGGGTCCGGGCGGGCAGTCGGTCAACACCACCGACTCGGCCGTGCGCATCACCCACCTCCCGACGGGTGTCGTGGTCTCCTGCCAGAACGAGAAGTCGCAGCTGCAGAACAAGGAGTCCGCGCTGCGGGTGCTCAAGGCTCGTCTGCGGCAGATCCAGATCGACGAGCGCGAGGCGCAGGCGTCGGCAGCCCGCAAGTCGCAGGTCCGCACGGTCGACCGGTCCGAGCGCATCCGCACCTACAACTTCCCCGAGAACCGCATCGCCGACCACCGCACCGGCTACAAGGCGTACAACCTCGACGCGGTGCTCGACGGCGACCTCGCGCCGGTCGTCGACTCGGCCGTCACGGCCGACGAGGCCGCCCGGATGCAGGCTGTCGCCGATGGTTCCTGA
- a CDS encoding DUF6463 family protein — translation MTRSPARTPWTAVSLGVIGAAHLALTVHKYRDQVHEIVREGVLDRVERTSDGTTVGARPEAFWFATCGIATLALAGLTGAAERSPAGPPRALAPMLAGLATWGVALMPRSGFWSFYGAAALAHRARR, via the coding sequence ATGACCCGCTCACCAGCCCGCACACCGTGGACCGCCGTCAGCCTGGGCGTCATCGGTGCCGCACACCTCGCCCTCACCGTCCACAAGTACCGCGACCAGGTCCACGAGATCGTCCGGGAGGGCGTGCTCGACCGCGTCGAGCGGACCTCCGACGGTACGACGGTCGGCGCTCGCCCTGAAGCCTTCTGGTTCGCGACCTGCGGGATCGCCACGCTCGCCCTCGCCGGACTCACCGGTGCCGCCGAGCGCTCACCGGCCGGGCCACCGCGTGCCCTTGCGCCCATGCTGGCCGGCCTGGCCACCTGGGGCGTCGCGCTCATGCCCCGCTCGGGCTTCTGGTCGTTCTACGGCGCCGCCGCGCTCGCCCACCGCGCCCGACGCTGA
- the rho gene encoding transcription termination factor Rho, producing MTDTTEVAAPSTGGSTPRGGLSALKLDELKQLASSMGIKGTSKMRKSDLVAAIGTGRSGGGQPAAEPAARRTPRRATSATAQPAAAPAVEAPARDTTGAAPDAASGPKTADAAPKSEETASSGDGGAQAREGGRPDRRGEGADNRRDKRQGDTRAPRDGGRDDKAQSDTSQGDQAQGGDARQQGNRDGRDNNRQVGDREGRGNRDQRDDNRQGEARDGGDRQGGNRDNRKNDGGNRDGGNRDGGNRQGNNNQNQNRGGNRDDDNERRGRRRQRGRDRKRGRGRGEDFGDIDTQVREDDVLVPVAGILDVLDNYAFVRTSGYLAGSNDVYVPLGMVKKNGMRKGDAITGAIKALREGEQPPARQKFNALVRVDTVNGQTPDEAAQRQEFSKLTPLYPQERLRLEDDQKNITNRVIDLVAPIGKGQRGLIVAPAKAGKTLVMQSIANAITANNPECHLMVVLVDERPEEVTDFQRSVKGEVIASTFDRPASDHTEVAELAIERAKRLVEMGHDVVVLLDGITRLGRAYNLAAPASGRIMSGGVDSAALYPPKKFFGAARNIENGGSLTILATALIDSGSKMDEVIFEEFKGTGNWELRLSRQLAERRIFPAVDVNQSSTRREEILLAADELKIMWKLRRVLAALDSQQGIELLLDRLKKTKSNVEFLMQVQQTSSIKLDDED from the coding sequence GTGACAGACACCACCGAGGTCGCTGCGCCATCTACTGGCGGCTCGACTCCCCGAGGTGGCCTCAGCGCCCTCAAGCTCGACGAGCTCAAGCAGCTCGCCTCGAGCATGGGCATCAAGGGCACCTCCAAGATGCGCAAGAGCGACCTGGTTGCCGCCATCGGCACCGGTCGTAGCGGGGGTGGCCAGCCGGCCGCCGAGCCCGCCGCGCGTCGTACGCCCCGCCGCGCCACCAGCGCGACGGCGCAGCCCGCCGCTGCCCCGGCCGTAGAGGCGCCGGCGCGCGACACCACCGGCGCGGCGCCGGACGCCGCATCGGGCCCGAAGACCGCAGACGCAGCCCCGAAGTCCGAGGAGACCGCGAGCTCCGGCGACGGCGGTGCGCAGGCGCGTGAGGGCGGTCGCCCGGACCGTCGCGGCGAGGGTGCGGACAACCGCCGCGACAAGCGCCAGGGCGACACCCGTGCGCCGCGTGACGGGGGCCGCGACGACAAGGCTCAGAGCGACACGTCGCAGGGTGACCAGGCTCAGGGCGGCGACGCTCGTCAGCAGGGCAACCGTGACGGCCGCGACAACAACCGTCAGGTCGGCGACCGCGAGGGTCGGGGCAACCGCGACCAGCGCGACGACAACCGTCAGGGTGAGGCCCGCGACGGTGGCGACCGCCAGGGCGGCAACCGCGACAACCGCAAGAACGACGGCGGCAACCGTGACGGCGGCAACCGTGACGGCGGCAACCGCCAGGGCAACAACAACCAGAACCAGAACCGCGGCGGCAACCGCGACGATGACAACGAGCGTCGTGGCCGTCGTCGTCAGCGTGGCCGTGACCGCAAGCGCGGCCGCGGTCGTGGCGAGGACTTCGGCGACATCGACACCCAGGTGCGCGAGGACGACGTCCTCGTGCCGGTGGCCGGCATCCTCGACGTGCTCGACAACTACGCGTTCGTACGCACCAGCGGCTACCTCGCGGGCAGCAACGACGTGTACGTGCCGCTCGGCATGGTCAAGAAGAACGGCATGCGCAAGGGCGACGCCATCACCGGTGCCATCAAGGCGCTGCGTGAGGGTGAGCAGCCGCCGGCGCGCCAGAAGTTCAACGCGCTCGTGCGCGTCGACACCGTCAACGGCCAGACGCCCGACGAGGCGGCCCAGCGTCAGGAGTTCTCCAAGCTGACGCCGCTGTACCCGCAGGAGCGCCTGCGCCTCGAGGACGACCAGAAGAACATCACCAACCGCGTGATCGACCTGGTCGCCCCGATCGGCAAGGGCCAGCGTGGTCTGATCGTCGCCCCGGCCAAGGCCGGCAAGACGCTGGTGATGCAGTCGATCGCCAACGCGATCACGGCCAACAACCCCGAGTGCCACCTGATGGTCGTCCTCGTGGACGAGCGTCCTGAGGAGGTCACCGACTTCCAGCGCTCAGTCAAGGGTGAGGTCATCGCCTCGACGTTCGACCGTCCGGCCTCCGACCACACCGAGGTCGCCGAGCTGGCCATCGAGCGGGCCAAGCGCCTGGTCGAGATGGGCCACGACGTTGTCGTGCTGCTCGACGGCATCACCCGCCTGGGCCGCGCCTACAACCTGGCGGCTCCGGCCAGCGGTCGCATCATGTCCGGTGGTGTCGACAGCGCTGCGCTCTACCCGCCGAAGAAGTTCTTCGGCGCTGCGCGCAACATCGAGAACGGTGGCTCGCTCACCATCCTCGCGACGGCGCTGATCGACTCCGGCTCCAAGATGGACGAGGTCATCTTCGAGGAGTTCAAGGGCACCGGCAACTGGGAGCTGCGCCTGTCGCGTCAGCTCGCCGAGCGCCGCATCTTCCCGGCGGTCGACGTCAACCAGTCGAGCACGCGCCGTGAGGAGATCCTCCTTGCTGCCGACGAGCTGAAGATCATGTGGAAGCTGCGCCGGGTGCTTGCTGCACTGGACTCGCAGCAGGGCATCGAGCTGCTGCTCGACCGGCTGAAGAAGACCAAGAGCAACGTCGAGTTCCTGATGCAGGTGCAGCAGACGTCCTCGATCAAGCTCGACGACGAGGACTGA
- the rpmE gene encoding 50S ribosomal protein L31, translated as MKKDLHPAYGETTVTCTCGSTFTTKSTAESGRISVEVCSQCHPFYTGKQKILDTGGRVARFQERYGKKAAK; from the coding sequence GTGAAGAAGGACCTTCACCCCGCCTACGGCGAGACCACGGTCACCTGCACCTGTGGCTCGACGTTCACCACCAAGAGCACTGCCGAGAGCGGCCGCATCAGCGTCGAGGTCTGCTCCCAGTGCCACCCGTTCTACACGGGCAAGCAGAAGATCCTCGACACGGGTGGTCGAGTTGCTCGCTTCCAGGAGCGCTACGGCAAGAAGGCTGCCAAGTAG
- a CDS encoding N-acetylmuramoyl-L-alanine amidase — MGTPLSRRHFLIAGVAVPTAVAAAGTARAQTVTVDQHTTFTEAASAYGVPASVLAAVSYSQTRWQDHDGTPSASLGYGPMHLIDGAAAQEARDRADKPGTQTVDTLGEAVAASGLPADQVRTDPATNIRAGAALLAALQRAAGRPTGTSTDPASWYASIATGSGLPTSQGQLEFADHALGSIRDGAALSLADGSRLTLPARTVASPDAQRAPLARRASQAAAQRNVTGPVDAPAGLDVEWIPAPYEQYGPGTGDYGNHDLADRPRSPKITHIVIHDTEGYWDGVLKLVQDPTYVSWQYSLRSSDGHIAQHLEPKDVGWHAGNWYINGHSIGLEHEGFAAQGAPWYSEPMYRTSATLVRYLADKYAIPVDRGHIIGHDQVPGTTTPTIPGMHWDPGPFWDWEHYFDLLKAPLAKHTRSRAVRAGDVVRILPGFVGNKQPVTSCEAGDPASCGSKDTNFVTLRVSPAADAALVNDIGLHQKGQPASTEVSDISARATAGTEFVVAEVQGDWTAIWYLGLKAWFLNPASRPTAYAVTTGVQVARPKAGKATIPVYGRCYPEASAYADPADVQAVSPLIYTIPAGQAYYVMDAAPPTDYYKAKTFSLDTPNDHIDIVGQDKYVQISLGHRIAFVRAADVDLA, encoded by the coding sequence ATGGGTACCCCTCTGTCTCGTCGTCACTTCCTCATCGCCGGCGTCGCGGTCCCGACCGCGGTCGCCGCCGCAGGCACGGCCCGCGCCCAGACCGTCACGGTCGATCAGCACACGACCTTCACCGAGGCCGCGTCGGCGTACGGCGTCCCCGCGTCCGTCCTGGCCGCGGTGTCGTACTCCCAGACCCGGTGGCAGGACCATGACGGCACGCCCAGCGCGTCGCTCGGCTACGGCCCCATGCACCTGATCGACGGTGCAGCGGCGCAGGAGGCCCGCGACCGCGCCGACAAGCCCGGCACCCAGACCGTCGACACCCTCGGCGAGGCCGTCGCCGCGTCGGGTCTGCCTGCCGATCAGGTTCGGACCGACCCGGCCACCAACATCCGCGCCGGCGCCGCGCTGCTCGCAGCGTTGCAGCGCGCAGCCGGACGCCCCACGGGCACCTCGACCGATCCGGCCTCCTGGTACGCCTCGATCGCCACCGGCAGCGGCCTGCCCACCAGCCAGGGACAGCTCGAGTTCGCCGACCACGCCCTCGGCTCGATCCGCGACGGGGCAGCGCTCTCGCTCGCGGACGGCTCCCGCCTGACGCTGCCGGCGCGCACGGTCGCCTCACCCGACGCTCAGCGTGCGCCCCTCGCGCGCCGCGCCTCGCAGGCCGCCGCCCAGCGCAACGTCACCGGCCCGGTCGACGCGCCCGCCGGCCTGGACGTCGAGTGGATCCCGGCGCCGTACGAGCAGTACGGCCCCGGCACCGGCGACTACGGCAACCACGACCTCGCCGACCGCCCCCGCTCCCCCAAGATCACCCACATCGTCATCCACGACACCGAGGGCTACTGGGACGGCGTCCTCAAGCTGGTCCAGGACCCGACGTACGTATCGTGGCAGTACAGCCTGCGCTCCTCCGACGGGCACATCGCCCAGCACCTGGAGCCCAAGGACGTCGGCTGGCACGCCGGCAACTGGTACATCAACGGGCACTCGATCGGTCTCGAGCACGAGGGCTTCGCCGCCCAGGGCGCACCGTGGTACTCCGAGCCGATGTACCGCACCTCGGCCACGCTGGTGCGCTACCTCGCCGACAAGTACGCCATCCCCGTCGACCGCGGCCACATCATCGGCCACGACCAGGTGCCCGGCACCACGACGCCCACGATTCCGGGCATGCACTGGGACCCGGGCCCCTTCTGGGACTGGGAGCACTACTTCGACCTGCTCAAGGCGCCGCTGGCCAAGCACACCAGGTCGCGTGCGGTCCGGGCCGGCGACGTCGTCCGCATCCTGCCGGGCTTCGTCGGCAACAAGCAGCCGGTGACCAGCTGTGAGGCGGGCGACCCGGCGTCGTGCGGCAGCAAGGACACCAACTTCGTGACCCTGCGCGTCAGCCCGGCGGCCGACGCCGCGCTCGTCAACGACATCGGCCTGCACCAGAAGGGCCAGCCGGCCTCGACCGAGGTGTCCGACATCAGCGCCCGCGCCACGGCCGGCACCGAGTTCGTCGTCGCCGAGGTCCAGGGCGACTGGACGGCGATCTGGTACCTCGGGCTCAAGGCCTGGTTCCTCAACCCGGCCTCCCGGCCGACCGCGTACGCCGTCACCACCGGTGTGCAGGTGGCTCGCCCCAAGGCAGGGAAGGCCACCATCCCGGTCTACGGGCGCTGCTACCCCGAGGCCTCGGCGTACGCCGACCCGGCCGACGTGCAGGCGGTCAGCCCGCTGATCTACACGATCCCGGCGGGCCAGGCGTACTACGTCATGGACGCCGCGCCGCCCACCGACTACTACAAGGCCAAGACGTTCTCGCTCGACACCCCGAACGACCACATCGACATCGTCGGCCAGGACAAGTACGTCCAGATCAGCCTCGGCCACCGGATCGCGTTCGTCCGCGCGGCGGACGTCGACCTGGCCTGA
- a CDS encoding class I SAM-dependent methyltransferase codes for MPISPWTDDISHSFIAHADRFEPGRAEQIAVIAALAGPLGGGLAIDLCAGTGDLSGRLLADNPHCTVVATDVSKPMLERLHARLGAYADRLVPEHADLADRTWRRRPQAPIAVVSMLAVHLLDDAQKQELYRDLFELLAPGGRVVMADLVAPADQQGRALAARTWDAWVAEHAGADAHRRFRELQWNPFEFPGPEHQPAALTEHLRWLDEAGFGDVDVYWMLAGHAVFGGRKGAVSPSTP; via the coding sequence GTGCCCATCTCACCGTGGACCGACGACATCTCGCACTCGTTCATCGCCCACGCCGACCGGTTCGAGCCGGGACGGGCCGAGCAGATCGCGGTGATCGCCGCCCTCGCCGGCCCGCTCGGCGGCGGACTGGCGATCGACCTGTGCGCGGGCACCGGCGACCTGAGCGGCCGGCTGCTCGCGGACAACCCGCACTGCACCGTCGTCGCCACGGATGTCAGCAAACCCATGCTGGAGCGATTGCACGCCCGACTCGGGGCGTACGCCGACCGGCTGGTGCCCGAACATGCCGACCTCGCCGACCGGACCTGGAGGCGTCGACCGCAGGCGCCGATCGCGGTCGTGTCGATGCTGGCCGTCCATCTGCTCGACGACGCACAGAAGCAGGAGCTCTACCGCGACCTCTTCGAGCTGCTGGCGCCCGGCGGCCGGGTGGTCATGGCCGACCTCGTGGCGCCGGCCGATCAGCAGGGCCGTGCGCTGGCAGCACGAACCTGGGACGCCTGGGTCGCCGAGCACGCAGGCGCGGATGCGCATCGTCGCTTCAGGGAACTGCAGTGGAACCCGTTCGAGTTCCCCGGTCCCGAGCACCAGCCCGCAGCTCTCACCGAGCACCTGCGCTGGCTGGACGAGGCCGGCTTCGGCGACGTCGATGTGTATTGGATGCTCGCCGGACACGCGGTGTTCGGGGGCAGGAAGGGCGCGGTCAGTCCATCGACGCCGTGA
- a CDS encoding LLM class flavin-dependent oxidoreductase, with translation MRYGFVVPFASETEFVELAELGERTGWDAVLSWEGVWRRDAWVQLAAAAVRTERIRLGTVITPAARYKPWDLASLVSSVDQLSRGRVTLGVGLGALNSNWTTFEGEESRRVRARKLDECLEVFAHLTSGEPFAYDGEHYSLDLTSPVEPSGPPPSVQRPHPPVWAVGAYVPGRRRQLSLERAAHWQGVFPAYAGGAEGSSGLTVDSLRTIVGELRRLRAEAGLPWEGYDVVVEGDSHGEFGEVHGSPQPWADAGATWWVESWWDVPDTPEGVDELRRRVAAGPPRP, from the coding sequence ATGAGATACGGCTTCGTCGTCCCGTTCGCGTCCGAGACGGAGTTCGTCGAGCTGGCCGAGCTCGGCGAGCGCACCGGGTGGGACGCCGTCCTGTCCTGGGAAGGCGTGTGGCGCCGCGACGCGTGGGTCCAGCTGGCCGCCGCGGCGGTGCGCACCGAGCGCATCCGTCTCGGCACGGTCATCACGCCCGCCGCACGCTACAAGCCGTGGGACCTCGCCTCGCTCGTCTCCTCCGTCGACCAGCTCTCCCGCGGTCGGGTCACCCTCGGTGTCGGGCTCGGAGCGCTCAACTCCAACTGGACGACGTTCGAGGGTGAGGAGTCACGTCGCGTCCGTGCTCGCAAGCTCGACGAGTGCCTCGAGGTGTTCGCCCACCTCACCAGCGGTGAGCCGTTCGCGTACGACGGCGAGCACTACTCCCTCGACCTCACCTCTCCCGTCGAGCCGAGCGGGCCGCCGCCGAGCGTGCAGCGCCCGCACCCACCGGTGTGGGCGGTCGGCGCCTACGTCCCCGGCCGTCGTCGACAGCTCTCGCTGGAGCGCGCCGCGCACTGGCAGGGAGTCTTCCCGGCGTACGCCGGCGGGGCCGAGGGCAGCTCGGGGCTGACCGTGGACAGTCTGCGCACGATCGTCGGCGAGCTGCGCCGCCTGCGCGCCGAGGCGGGCCTGCCGTGGGAGGGTTACGACGTGGTGGTCGAGGGTGACAGCCACGGCGAGTTCGGCGAGGTGCACGGCTCACCGCAGCCGTGGGCCGACGCCGGTGCGACCTGGTGGGTCGAGTCGTGGTGGGACGTCCCCGACACACCGGAGGGCGTCGACGAGCTGCGTCGGCGCGTGGCCGCCGGGCCGCCGCGGCCCTGA